From the genome of Arthrobacter alpinus, one region includes:
- the aceA gene encoding isocitrate lyase has protein sequence MTAAFEPAMTPEQSNAQAAAALELEWAANPRWDGIERSYGANDVVKLRGRVTEEQTLARRGAEKLWNQLRNAGPEDYTNALGALTGNQAVQQVKAGLKAIYLSGWQVAADANTSGNTYPDQSLYPVNSVPTVVRRINNALLRADQIEFSEGKQSVEDWLVPIVADAEAGFGGPLNAYELMKSMIAAGAAGVHWEDQLASEKKCGHLGGKVLIPTAQHVRTLNAARLAADVSGVPSVIIARTDAEAATLITSDVDDRDKPFITGERTAEGFYNVRNGIEPCIARGLAYAPHADLIWMETGTPDLAHAKKFAEAIRSEFPDQMLAYNCSPSFNWKKHLDDSTIAKFQRELGAMGFKFQFITLAGFHALNYSMFDLAHGYARDGMSAYVELQEREFASEDRGYTATKHQREVGTGYFDLVASALNPNSGTLALAGSTEAQQFH, from the coding sequence ATGACTGCAGCATTTGAACCCGCAATGACGCCGGAGCAGAGCAACGCCCAGGCAGCCGCCGCTCTCGAACTTGAATGGGCCGCCAACCCCCGCTGGGACGGGATCGAACGTAGCTACGGTGCGAATGACGTCGTCAAGCTTCGGGGCCGTGTCACCGAGGAACAGACACTGGCCCGGCGCGGCGCGGAAAAGCTCTGGAACCAGCTGCGCAACGCCGGACCCGAGGACTACACCAACGCCTTGGGCGCCCTCACCGGCAACCAGGCTGTGCAGCAGGTCAAGGCAGGGCTGAAGGCCATCTACCTCTCCGGCTGGCAGGTTGCCGCCGACGCCAACACTTCGGGCAACACCTACCCCGACCAGTCTTTGTACCCGGTCAACTCGGTGCCCACCGTGGTCCGCCGCATTAACAACGCCCTCCTTCGCGCAGACCAGATCGAATTCTCCGAAGGCAAGCAGAGTGTGGAAGATTGGCTGGTGCCGATCGTCGCCGACGCCGAGGCCGGCTTTGGCGGGCCGCTGAACGCGTACGAGCTCATGAAATCCATGATCGCCGCCGGCGCAGCGGGCGTGCACTGGGAAGACCAGCTGGCCAGCGAGAAAAAGTGCGGGCACCTGGGTGGGAAGGTCCTGATCCCCACAGCCCAGCACGTGCGCACCCTGAACGCGGCACGGCTCGCCGCCGATGTTTCCGGTGTCCCCTCCGTCATCATTGCCCGCACTGATGCCGAGGCGGCCACCTTGATCACCTCCGACGTCGACGACCGCGACAAGCCCTTCATTACCGGCGAGCGCACGGCCGAAGGTTTTTACAATGTCCGCAACGGGATCGAACCGTGCATTGCCCGCGGCCTGGCCTACGCACCCCACGCCGACCTCATCTGGATGGAAACCGGCACCCCGGACCTGGCCCATGCAAAGAAGTTTGCCGAAGCCATTCGCTCAGAGTTCCCGGACCAGATGCTGGCCTACAACTGTTCACCGTCGTTCAACTGGAAAAAGCATTTGGACGACTCCACCATCGCCAAGTTCCAACGCGAGCTCGGCGCCATGGGCTTCAAGTTCCAGTTCATCACCCTGGCTGGCTTCCACGCCCTGAACTACTCGATGTTTGACCTCGCCCACGGCTACGCCCGGGATGGGATGAGCGCCTACGTCGAACTGCAGGAGCGCGAATTTGCCTCTGAAGACCGCGGCTACACCGCAACCAAACACCAACGCGAAGTGGGCACAGGCTACTTCGATCTGGTGGCGAGCGCACTGAACCCAAACAGCGGCACCCTCGCCTTGGCTGGTTCCACCGAAGCCCAGCAGTTCCACTAA
- a CDS encoding helix-turn-helix transcriptional regulator, which yields MTNAGWNLTPSTPRENDGGASNDELDMIALGRRVRFLRKQLGMTLDDLGARVGAAPSQLSLIENGKREPKLTLLQHLAGALGVGLEQLLGAEPPSRRAALEIELERAQRGPLYQSLGLPKVRVSSRLSTEVLESLVGLQHELERRLDEQSATPEEARRANVELRMEMRARNNYYPEIESQAKDLLKAVGHDRGPLSHHVAADIAEHLGFALHYVGDLPHSTRSVTDLKNHRIYLTQGQRSDHDPRSVLLQALGHYVLGHQTPRNYADFLRQRVYTNYFAASLLMPERATVDFLKEAKAAKELAIEDIRDAFAVSYETAAHRFTNLATEHLGITTHFQKVHESGIIHKAYENDGVNFPGDHTGAIEGQAVCRFWTSRAVFEVPDKFRAFNQYTDTAVGTFWCTARTERHSSGEYSLSIGVPYAHVKWFRGRDTTERSQSKCPDPACCRRPPVALSAQWAGNAWPSTRANSHLLAAMPQGAFPGVDETEVYKFLAVHEGR from the coding sequence ATGACAAATGCAGGCTGGAACCTCACCCCTTCGACGCCTCGGGAGAACGACGGGGGCGCATCCAACGACGAGCTGGACATGATCGCGCTGGGGCGGCGGGTCAGGTTTCTGCGCAAGCAACTGGGTATGACCCTGGATGACCTTGGCGCCAGGGTGGGTGCCGCGCCGTCGCAGCTTTCACTCATTGAAAACGGCAAACGTGAGCCCAAGCTGACGTTGCTCCAGCATCTGGCCGGGGCACTCGGCGTCGGACTTGAGCAACTGCTGGGAGCCGAGCCGCCCAGCCGGCGGGCCGCCCTGGAAATCGAGCTGGAAAGGGCGCAGCGGGGGCCGCTGTACCAATCGCTGGGACTGCCGAAAGTCCGCGTCAGTTCGCGGCTTTCCACGGAGGTGCTGGAATCGCTGGTGGGCCTGCAACACGAACTGGAACGGCGGCTGGATGAGCAGTCGGCCACACCCGAGGAAGCCCGCCGGGCTAATGTTGAGCTGCGTATGGAAATGCGCGCCCGCAACAACTACTACCCTGAGATTGAAAGCCAGGCGAAGGACTTGTTGAAGGCCGTGGGGCACGACCGCGGGCCACTGTCCCACCACGTGGCCGCGGACATTGCCGAGCACCTCGGCTTTGCCCTGCACTATGTGGGGGATTTGCCGCATTCCACCCGTTCGGTGACGGACTTGAAGAATCACCGAATTTACCTCACGCAGGGCCAGCGCTCCGACCACGACCCCCGTTCCGTGCTGCTGCAGGCCCTGGGCCACTATGTGCTGGGGCACCAGACACCGCGGAACTATGCCGACTTTTTGCGCCAGCGCGTCTACACGAACTATTTTGCCGCCTCCTTGTTGATGCCGGAGCGGGCCACAGTGGACTTCCTCAAGGAGGCCAAGGCGGCGAAGGAACTGGCAATCGAGGACATCCGGGACGCTTTTGCTGTCTCCTACGAGACCGCCGCGCACAGGTTTACCAACCTGGCCACCGAACATTTGGGCATCACCACGCACTTCCAAAAGGTGCACGAGTCCGGGATCATTCACAAGGCCTACGAGAATGACGGCGTGAACTTCCCGGGCGACCATACTGGCGCCATCGAGGGGCAGGCCGTCTGCCGGTTCTGGACCTCGCGGGCCGTGTTCGAGGTGCCCGATAAGTTCCGGGCCTTCAATCAATACACTGACACGGCCGTGGGCACGTTCTGGTGCACGGCCCGGACCGAACGGCACTCCTCGGGGGAGTACTCGCTGAGCATCGGGGTGCCCTATGCGCATGTGAAGTGGTTCCGCGGCCGGGACACCACCGAGAGGTCGCAGTCCAAATGCCCGGACCCGGCCTGCTGCCGCCGCCCGCCGGTTGCGCTGTCGGCGCAGTGGGCCGGGAACGCCTGGCCCTCCACCCGCGCCAACTCACACCTTTTGGCTGCCATGCCGCAGGGCGCCTTTCCGGGCGTCGACGAAACAGAGGTGTACAAGTTCCTGGCAGTCCACGAAGGGCGGTAG
- a CDS encoding DMP19 family protein gives MTTNRLPVVLTPEPASDEDVVGSNVSVVNAMYQALLTAEEMAPEALHSYFVDFYLAQSLDGGFAQYVFMTPDRVELDGYIREGLAAMGASGHLELFNRATAFFDSLSDADKDAYLEGEAIADERPDGVTAMEALDNEFEELLETEDVTGLNAAWLRSQDGLLVLDGAELAAHIAARVAEIPDLAERQAEADSANTPEFEAIIGELCALAGHDLEKITMGDPNFEHNGKNVLAWHFTTDKGSFIMIEEESEALMINPETKDVIALLEFDEDEFAIA, from the coding sequence ATGACCACGAACCGGCTCCCCGTTGTTTTGACCCCAGAGCCTGCCAGTGATGAGGACGTTGTTGGCAGCAACGTTTCGGTTGTGAACGCGATGTACCAGGCTCTTTTGACCGCCGAGGAGATGGCCCCCGAAGCGCTGCACAGCTACTTCGTTGACTTTTACCTGGCACAATCACTCGACGGCGGATTCGCCCAGTACGTCTTCATGACCCCGGACCGGGTGGAACTGGACGGCTACATCCGCGAAGGGCTCGCCGCGATGGGAGCCTCAGGCCATCTGGAACTATTCAACCGCGCCACGGCGTTCTTCGACTCGCTCTCCGATGCCGACAAGGATGCCTACCTTGAAGGCGAGGCCATCGCGGATGAGCGCCCCGACGGCGTCACCGCCATGGAAGCCCTGGACAACGAGTTCGAGGAACTGCTGGAAACCGAGGACGTCACGGGCCTGAACGCCGCCTGGCTGCGCAGCCAGGATGGACTGCTGGTCCTGGACGGTGCCGAACTGGCAGCGCACATCGCCGCACGTGTTGCCGAAATCCCGGACCTGGCAGAGCGCCAGGCCGAGGCCGACAGCGCGAACACCCCCGAGTTTGAGGCCATCATCGGCGAGCTCTGCGCCCTCGCCGGGCACGACCTGGAGAAGATCACCATGGGGGACCCCAATTTCGAGCACAACGGCAAAAACGTGCTGGCCTGGCACTTCACCACGGATAAAGGCAGCTTCATCATGATCGAGGAGGAATCCGAAGCCCTCATGATCAACCCGGAAACCAAGGACGTCATTGCCCTACTCGAGTTCGATGAAGACGAGTTTGCCATCGCGTAG
- a CDS encoding GIY-YIG nuclease family protein — protein MNDLKWTAITPAKTAWQSMPFAPGIYNIYLTGGLPKNVEWPAELKPLKRGDLIYVGRATNLKSRARHHDVQTSKSTFRRSLAAILGLQAQWHGKSAHPRLTDTDEELLSAWMVSNLGTSFCVAPKLELVTDLEDAMRAELCPPFNRDGRTPEQLYVSDAAAAAQRNALRERGKPSGD, from the coding sequence ATGAATGATCTCAAATGGACCGCCATCACACCTGCCAAAACCGCGTGGCAGTCGATGCCCTTTGCCCCCGGCATCTACAACATTTACCTGACAGGCGGTCTGCCCAAAAACGTGGAGTGGCCCGCCGAGTTGAAGCCCTTGAAGCGCGGGGACCTGATCTATGTGGGACGGGCGACGAACCTGAAAAGCCGGGCCCGACACCACGATGTGCAAACCTCAAAATCCACTTTCCGCCGCTCCCTGGCAGCCATTTTGGGGCTCCAAGCCCAGTGGCATGGAAAATCGGCACACCCGCGGCTGACGGACACCGACGAGGAACTGCTGAGCGCCTGGATGGTGAGCAACCTGGGCACCTCATTTTGTGTGGCGCCAAAGCTGGAGCTTGTCACGGACCTCGAAGATGCCATGCGCGCCGAACTCTGCCCGCCGTTCAACCGTGACGGACGGACACCGGAACAATTGTATGTTTCGGATGCAGCCGCCGCCGCGCAGCGCAACGCCCTGCGCGAGAGGGGCAAGCCGTCCGGGGACTGA
- a CDS encoding acyl-CoA dehydrogenase family protein, which produces MSGVPFAGGIGPGASFPDEVQELRARTRNFIRSTVIPAEPRPGQALNLAVRRELSEAAKAAGVYAPHVSKDFGGQGLAVEHWSPVFQEAGYSPIGPAVLNCMAPDEGNMHMLHLIGTAEQQRRYLAPLAAGEISSCFAMSEPHPGAGSDPDALLTTAIRDGKGWVINGRKRFTSGATFASFAIVMARTAESGTAPAGATMFLVPMATPGVSLGAPIHTMDKYLPGGHPHVDFDDVKVPAAAVLGEPGMGFKHAQVRLGPARLTHCMRWLGLARRALDIALDRTNSREIFGTHISQLGIAQDMIAQSVIDIETSDAIITQCAALLGVDPRSGSALSSVTKVHCSEAVYRIIDRAVQLCGGDGVSDGLPLAQYLNEVRPFRIYDGSTETHKWAIARRASAARRHAVEAGEPFQGTVNADRWQR; this is translated from the coding sequence ATGAGCGGCGTTCCTTTCGCGGGCGGGATCGGCCCGGGCGCGAGCTTCCCGGATGAGGTCCAGGAGCTGCGCGCTCGCACACGGAACTTCATTCGCAGCACCGTCATCCCGGCTGAGCCGCGGCCGGGCCAAGCACTGAACCTTGCCGTCCGGCGCGAGCTGTCCGAGGCTGCTAAGGCTGCCGGGGTGTATGCCCCGCACGTTTCCAAGGACTTTGGCGGGCAGGGGCTGGCGGTGGAACATTGGTCACCAGTGTTCCAGGAGGCCGGCTATTCCCCGATTGGTCCGGCGGTGCTCAATTGCATGGCTCCGGATGAAGGCAATATGCACATGCTGCACCTGATCGGCACGGCGGAACAGCAGCGCAGGTACCTTGCACCCCTAGCCGCAGGCGAGATCAGCTCCTGTTTTGCCATGTCGGAGCCGCACCCCGGCGCCGGTTCAGATCCGGATGCCCTCCTCACCACTGCCATCCGCGACGGCAAGGGCTGGGTCATCAACGGCCGCAAACGGTTCACCAGCGGGGCCACATTTGCCAGCTTCGCGATTGTGATGGCCAGGACCGCCGAATCCGGGACCGCACCGGCCGGGGCCACCATGTTCCTGGTGCCCATGGCGACCCCCGGCGTCAGCCTGGGAGCGCCCATCCACACCATGGACAAGTACCTTCCAGGCGGCCACCCGCATGTGGATTTCGACGACGTCAAGGTCCCCGCCGCCGCCGTGCTGGGGGAGCCGGGGATGGGCTTCAAACATGCCCAGGTCAGGCTGGGGCCCGCCCGGCTGACACATTGCATGCGATGGTTGGGCCTGGCCCGCCGCGCCCTGGACATAGCCCTGGACAGGACCAACAGCCGCGAAATCTTTGGCACCCATATTTCGCAGTTGGGCATCGCGCAGGACATGATCGCCCAGTCGGTCATCGACATCGAGACCTCGGATGCCATTATCACCCAATGTGCGGCCTTGCTGGGAGTCGATCCCAGGTCCGGGTCAGCGCTGTCGTCGGTGACCAAGGTGCACTGCTCCGAGGCCGTCTACCGGATCATCGACAGGGCGGTCCAGCTGTGCGGCGGCGACGGCGTCTCCGACGGACTCCCTCTAGCCCAGTATCTGAACGAGGTGCGCCCGTTCCGCATCTATGACGGGTCCACCGAGACCCACAAGTGGGCCATCGCCCGGCGTGCGTCCGCTGCCAGGCGCCACGCCGTGGAGGCCGGCGAGCCATTCCAGGGCACGGTCAACGCTGACAGGTGGCAACGCTGA
- a CDS encoding phosphotransferase family protein, translated as MATLMGARQDVVDTTAEAQRLTTPPLLIVERVEEFLDGAGLGAGPLHIRRIGEGQSNVSFRIIRRGADVVLRRGPRPPLPPSTHDMIREAHLQQLLAPLGVPVPKILAVCADTHVLGVPFYVMDFLEGDVVTDRIPAHLDSPAQRRESGEAVLDMLVRLHSVDTSHGEIAKVGRPEGYLKRQVERFAGLWEMGATRELPQVRALAQWLEANRPQTQRTSLIHGDYRMGNLMFRSHGAVRVQAVLDWEMATLGDPLADLGYLSATWAQAGTPATLMELTTVTSQPGYPTREQLAARYNEHFGLDLSALPWYQALALWKAAIFSEAIYTRWRQGEGGGHDGGQDVGAVLEEGVPRLLDVAAAHAARL; from the coding sequence GTGGCAACGCTGATGGGTGCCCGCCAAGACGTGGTGGACACCACGGCGGAGGCGCAACGTCTTACAACGCCGCCCCTGCTGATCGTGGAGCGCGTGGAAGAGTTCTTAGACGGCGCAGGCCTGGGGGCGGGGCCCCTGCACATCCGCCGGATTGGCGAGGGACAGTCCAATGTGAGCTTTCGGATCATCCGGCGAGGGGCCGATGTCGTGCTTCGCAGGGGCCCGCGCCCGCCGCTGCCCCCGTCGACCCACGACATGATCCGCGAAGCCCACCTGCAACAATTGCTGGCGCCGCTGGGTGTGCCGGTCCCGAAAATCCTTGCCGTATGCGCCGACACACACGTCCTGGGCGTGCCGTTTTACGTCATGGATTTCCTCGAAGGCGACGTGGTGACGGACAGGATTCCGGCGCACCTGGACTCGCCGGCGCAGCGCAGAGAGAGCGGGGAGGCCGTTCTTGACATGCTGGTGCGGCTACATTCGGTGGACACCAGCCACGGCGAGATTGCAAAAGTTGGGCGCCCCGAAGGGTACCTGAAACGGCAGGTGGAACGCTTTGCCGGCCTGTGGGAGATGGGCGCCACGAGGGAACTGCCGCAGGTCCGGGCGCTGGCGCAGTGGCTGGAGGCGAACCGGCCGCAGACGCAGCGCACGTCCCTGATCCACGGCGACTACAGGATGGGCAATCTGATGTTCCGCAGCCACGGGGCCGTGCGCGTGCAGGCGGTCCTGGACTGGGAGATGGCCACGCTCGGGGACCCGCTGGCCGACTTGGGCTACCTCAGCGCAACGTGGGCGCAGGCAGGAACGCCGGCCACGTTGATGGAGCTGACCACCGTGACCTCCCAACCCGGCTACCCCACCCGGGAACAGCTGGCAGCCCGGTACAACGAGCATTTCGGGCTCGATTTATCCGCGCTGCCCTGGTATCAGGCGCTGGCCCTGTGGAAGGCGGCGATCTTCAGCGAGGCGATCTACACGCGGTGGCGCCAGGGTGAAGGCGGCGGGCACGACGGCGGCCAGGACGTTGGTGCGGTGCTGGAGGAGGGCGTGCCGCGGCTTCTGGACGTGGCCGCTGCCCACGCAGCGCGTTTGTAG
- a CDS encoding plasmid pRiA4b ORF-3 family protein: protein MATKSKKSRFGNPVTAADAKTVLSFTDVVARRALEPLTPGFRAWATAAGVDPEQLDWLCSLLADFFKNYAQSVPAVDATNIDVPLTSKILGSAADFHPEMRLGIGLALHTFLKFLENTLTWAGTQNDLAQLLRMTDPERAAAVGLKLSQYVSVPPLTPQEAGETRAQLVYVRRAVALLAWIGEGRKLTDTRLLPRKDIAEAAACVGVNAVGAATTKADPTAAADAPRPVTSMIQLPPLMEYWQALIDTRLITVSANHVKLTKIGQALRENPAGADHDTAVLAYFLFYDSIIPYAAFDPEKSVNVMVALSLADAASNKPMKSELLFGPSALAGPKALEAIMVGSQIRKFAEEGLVEIGTHITVPPVLRSPLASALKLLDDKIEELAAEAAAAARSANRAPSQATYQLKIQIDDITSPVWRRVEVPAEIALDELHDLLQHLFAWEDRHLHEFRIGDHATGVRYAPDDPDADHWGTPPLDERDVALNSLLTAPGSALHYHYDFGDDWEHTITLEAILPPAAPGELPRCTDGGGHAPQEDSFGAHGWMDKLAISRDPGHPDHKNIRAWLGLRKGQNIDPEHFDAGALAKRLKALLR, encoded by the coding sequence GTGGCCACGAAGTCCAAGAAGTCCCGCTTTGGCAATCCGGTCACGGCCGCCGACGCAAAGACGGTGCTCTCCTTCACCGACGTCGTGGCGCGGCGGGCCCTAGAACCCCTAACACCCGGGTTCCGCGCGTGGGCCACCGCAGCCGGAGTGGATCCCGAACAGCTGGACTGGCTCTGCAGCCTGCTGGCGGATTTCTTCAAGAACTACGCCCAAAGCGTCCCCGCCGTCGATGCGACGAACATAGACGTCCCCCTGACCAGCAAGATCCTGGGATCGGCGGCGGACTTCCACCCCGAGATGCGGCTGGGCATTGGCCTGGCCCTGCACACGTTCCTGAAGTTCCTGGAAAACACGCTGACATGGGCGGGGACGCAAAACGACTTGGCGCAACTTCTGAGAATGACGGACCCGGAGCGTGCCGCGGCGGTTGGCCTCAAGCTGTCGCAGTACGTGAGCGTTCCACCACTCACCCCACAGGAGGCCGGCGAGACCCGGGCGCAGCTGGTCTATGTCCGCCGGGCCGTGGCGTTGCTGGCCTGGATTGGCGAGGGTCGCAAGTTGACGGACACACGGCTCCTGCCCCGCAAGGACATTGCCGAGGCAGCGGCCTGTGTAGGCGTGAACGCCGTGGGAGCCGCCACCACCAAGGCTGACCCGACGGCGGCTGCCGATGCGCCGAGACCGGTGACCTCCATGATCCAGCTGCCACCCCTGATGGAGTACTGGCAGGCATTGATCGACACCAGGCTGATCACTGTCAGCGCGAACCACGTCAAGCTGACCAAGATCGGCCAGGCGCTACGCGAGAATCCGGCCGGAGCAGACCACGACACTGCGGTGCTGGCCTACTTCCTGTTCTACGACTCCATCATTCCGTACGCGGCCTTCGACCCCGAGAAATCAGTGAACGTCATGGTTGCCCTGTCCCTGGCGGATGCGGCGTCCAACAAACCGATGAAATCCGAGCTCCTCTTTGGACCAAGCGCACTCGCTGGTCCCAAGGCACTTGAGGCCATCATGGTGGGCTCGCAGATACGGAAGTTCGCCGAGGAGGGCCTGGTGGAAATCGGAACACACATCACGGTCCCGCCCGTGCTGCGCAGCCCGCTGGCCTCGGCGCTCAAGCTCCTCGATGACAAGATCGAGGAACTCGCAGCGGAGGCCGCGGCCGCTGCCAGGTCCGCGAACCGTGCGCCGTCACAAGCCACCTACCAGCTGAAGATCCAAATCGATGACATCACCTCGCCCGTCTGGCGCCGCGTGGAGGTCCCGGCCGAGATTGCCCTCGACGAGCTCCACGACCTCCTCCAACACCTGTTTGCCTGGGAAGACCGCCACCTGCACGAATTCCGGATCGGAGACCATGCCACCGGTGTCCGCTACGCCCCCGACGACCCCGACGCCGATCACTGGGGCACACCTCCCCTAGACGAAAGGGATGTTGCGCTGAACTCCTTACTGACCGCACCAGGTTCAGCCCTGCACTACCATTACGACTTTGGCGACGACTGGGAGCACACCATCACGCTGGAAGCCATCCTGCCGCCAGCCGCCCCCGGGGAGCTGCCCCGGTGCACCGACGGCGGCGGCCACGCACCGCAGGAAGATTCGTTCGGGGCGCATGGCTGGATGGACAAGCTCGCCATTTCCCGTGATCCAGGCCATCCCGACCACAAGAACATCCGCGCCTGGCTGGGACTGCGTAAGGGCCAGAACATCGACCCGGAGCATTTTGACGCGGGTGCGCTCGCAAAGCGGTTGAAGGCCCTGCTCCGGTAA
- a CDS encoding FAD-binding monooxygenase — MQFHHHGYVSGDPRIQAAAGTGIDRPAELPDEVDVLIVGSGPAGMLAAAQLSQFPGITTRMVERRDGRLVIGQADGIQARSVETFQAFGFAERIIAEAYRITEMAFWRPDIKDPTRIIRGGRAVDDATGISEFPHLIVNQARVLDYFAEVAANSPTRLTADYGWDFQGVEVTDGVEYPVAVTLVRSAGPDEGAERIVRAKYVIGCDGARSKVRDSIGCTMAGDKANHAWGVMDVLARTDFPDIRTKCAIQSHDGGSILLIPREGGHLFRMYVDLGVVPEDDNGAVRNTSLETIIAKANQILQPYTLDVRNVAWHSVYEVGHRLTDRFDDVLPQDVGTRTPRVFITGDACHTHSAKAGQGMNVSMQDGFNIAWKLAHVLEGRSPESLLSTYSAERQVVAKNLIDFDKTWSSLMAKKPEEFDDPSELEDFYVRTAEFPAGFMTEYAPSLITGAATHQGLATGFPVGKRFKSAMASRVCDTNPIHLGHHATADGRWRIYVFADAAPAGAASPASELAHWLATAPESPLAATPQGLDADAWFDVKVIYQQRHEDIDINAVPAVFKPFVGPFELTDYEKVYGTVSGDDIFDVRGLSRDGVVVVVRPDQYVAAVLPLTATAELGDFFGQVHTGQNV, encoded by the coding sequence GTGCAGTTCCACCACCACGGCTATGTATCCGGTGACCCGCGCATCCAAGCAGCAGCGGGGACCGGAATTGACCGTCCCGCGGAGCTTCCCGACGAGGTGGACGTGCTCATTGTGGGCTCCGGCCCGGCGGGCATGCTGGCGGCGGCCCAACTCTCGCAGTTCCCCGGAATCACCACCCGCATGGTGGAGCGCCGCGATGGGCGCCTGGTAATCGGCCAGGCCGACGGCATCCAGGCCCGCAGCGTCGAGACGTTCCAGGCGTTCGGGTTCGCCGAACGCATCATCGCCGAGGCCTACCGAATCACCGAGATGGCGTTCTGGCGCCCGGATATAAAGGACCCCACACGCATCATCCGTGGCGGCCGCGCCGTCGACGACGCCACGGGCATCAGCGAATTCCCGCACCTGATCGTGAACCAGGCCCGTGTGCTGGACTACTTCGCCGAGGTTGCGGCCAACTCGCCAACGCGTCTGACTGCCGACTACGGCTGGGACTTCCAAGGTGTCGAGGTCACGGATGGTGTCGAGTACCCCGTGGCTGTGACGCTGGTCCGCAGTGCCGGGCCGGACGAAGGTGCCGAGCGCATTGTGCGGGCCAAGTACGTGATCGGATGTGACGGTGCCCGCAGCAAGGTACGGGACTCGATCGGCTGCACCATGGCCGGGGACAAGGCCAACCACGCGTGGGGGGTCATGGACGTCCTGGCCCGCACCGACTTCCCGGACATCCGCACCAAGTGCGCCATCCAGTCCCACGACGGCGGATCCATCCTGCTGATCCCGCGCGAAGGTGGCCACCTCTTCCGCATGTATGTGGACCTGGGCGTGGTGCCCGAGGACGACAACGGCGCCGTGCGAAACACCTCCTTGGAGACGATCATCGCCAAGGCCAACCAGATCCTACAGCCCTACACGCTCGATGTCCGCAACGTCGCCTGGCACAGCGTGTACGAGGTGGGGCACCGCCTTACCGACAGGTTTGACGACGTCCTTCCGCAGGATGTGGGGACCCGCACGCCGCGCGTTTTCATCACCGGCGACGCCTGCCACACTCACAGTGCCAAGGCCGGCCAGGGTATGAATGTCTCCATGCAGGACGGCTTTAATATCGCGTGGAAGCTCGCCCACGTCCTGGAGGGCCGCAGCCCGGAGAGCCTGCTGTCCACATATTCGGCCGAGCGCCAGGTGGTGGCGAAGAACCTCATCGACTTTGACAAGACCTGGTCCTCGCTGATGGCCAAGAAACCCGAGGAGTTCGATGACCCCTCGGAGCTGGAGGACTTCTACGTGCGCACCGCCGAATTCCCCGCGGGATTCATGACCGAGTACGCGCCGTCGCTGATCACCGGTGCTGCCACCCACCAGGGCCTGGCCACCGGATTCCCGGTCGGCAAACGCTTTAAATCGGCCATGGCCTCCCGAGTCTGCGACACCAACCCGATCCATCTGGGTCACCATGCCACGGCCGACGGCCGGTGGCGCATCTACGTCTTCGCCGACGCCGCCCCGGCCGGTGCCGCGTCACCCGCTTCGGAGTTGGCGCATTGGCTCGCCACCGCGCCCGAATCGCCCCTTGCGGCAACGCCGCAGGGGCTCGACGCCGACGCCTGGTTTGATGTGAAGGTCATCTACCAGCAGCGGCACGAGGACATTGACATCAACGCCGTGCCCGCGGTCTTCAAGCCGTTCGTGGGACCGTTTGAGCTCACCGACTACGAAAAGGTGTATGGGACGGTTTCCGGAGATGACATCTTCGATGTCCGTGGACTTAGCCGCGACGGCGTGGTGGTGGTGGTCCGCCCGGACCAGTACGTGGCTGCCGTGCTGCCGCTGACCGCGACCGCGGAGCTGGGCGATTTCTTCGGGCAGGTCCACACGGGTCAGAACGTCTAA
- a CDS encoding antibiotic biosynthesis monooxygenase family protein → MSIVVINALNVPVEAGSELEARFAARKHSVDGSPGFERFELLRPVSGEDRYFVYTQWATREDFEDWRAKRAGHDHSDQAPVASGMDLLEFQVVDLG, encoded by the coding sequence GTGTCCATCGTTGTCATAAACGCACTCAACGTCCCCGTGGAGGCCGGGTCCGAACTGGAGGCGCGCTTCGCTGCCCGCAAGCACTCGGTGGACGGTTCCCCCGGATTTGAGCGATTCGAGCTGCTGCGCCCCGTCTCCGGTGAAGACCGCTACTTCGTCTATACGCAGTGGGCAACCCGGGAAGACTTTGAGGATTGGCGCGCCAAGCGGGCCGGCCACGACCACTCGGACCAGGCACCGGTGGCCAGCGGCATGGACCTGCTCGAATTCCAGGTCGTCGACTTAGGGTAG